One Candidatus Bathyarchaeia archaeon genomic region harbors:
- a CDS encoding type IV toxin-antitoxin system AbiEi family antitoxin yields MRRVHNIFEPKATRILRALLITPQWNWTIRGLAEEVKISPGYAHAVISTLIDLGHVAHTEHFKIKTVNPTVLLKRWAAYNQYDKINTFLDYYTFEREVNRFIEQLSSIQTPNYALTALAAASLIAPHVRPVDIHIYIKKKEEAPTLAKNLDLQPIPKGGNVKLVIPYDEGVFYGQQTASVRISDKEEKKAKVVCDVQLFVDLYNYPARGLEAAEHLYERIVEKWGKTLVGEQ; encoded by the coding sequence ATGCGCCGAGTACACAACATCTTCGAGCCAAAAGCCACCAGAATCCTAAGAGCACTACTCATAACTCCACAGTGGAATTGGACAATAAGAGGTTTGGCTGAAGAAGTCAAGATATCCCCAGGATACGCTCACGCTGTTATTTCCACACTAATCGACTTAGGCCATGTGGCACACACCGAACACTTCAAGATAAAAACAGTTAATCCAACAGTTCTGCTCAAGAGATGGGCAGCCTACAACCAATACGATAAAATAAACACCTTCCTAGACTACTACACATTTGAACGCGAAGTCAACCGATTCATCGAACAATTATCCAGCATCCAAACCCCAAACTACGCATTAACAGCTCTAGCCGCAGCATCACTAATTGCTCCCCATGTAAGACCCGTTGACATACACATATACATAAAGAAAAAAGAAGAAGCACCAACGCTCGCCAAAAACCTTGACCTTCAACCAATCCCAAAAGGAGGCAACGTAAAGCTTGTCATACCATACGACGAAGGCGTCTTCTACGGTCAACAAACAGCCAGCGTTCGAATATCCGATAAAGAAGAAAAAAAAGCCAAAGTGGTTTGCGATGTGCAGTTATTCGTAGACCTCTACAACTATCCAGCCAGAGGACTAGAAGCAGCTGAACATCTATACGAACGAATAGTTGAAAAATGGGGAAAAACTCTAGTCGGTGAACAATAA
- a CDS encoding DUF2283 domain-containing protein, protein MSVRGVKVSYDRDSDVLLIIVSEAKVDYAEEMGPIVVHFTKGGKPVLLEILDASEVISEVAKIGMKAKKPTPVELKT, encoded by the coding sequence TTGTCTGTTCGCGGAGTGAAAGTTAGCTATGATCGTGATTCTGATGTGTTGTTGATCATAGTTTCTGAGGCTAAGGTTGACTATGCTGAGGAGATGGGTCCGATCGTTGTGCATTTTACTAAGGGTGGGAAGCCTGTGTTGTTGGAGATTCTGGATGCCAGCGAAGTTATTTCTGAGGTTGCGAAGATTGGGATGAAGGCGAAGAAGCCGACGCCAGTGGAGTTGAAAACCTAA